In Nocardioides palaemonis, a single genomic region encodes these proteins:
- a CDS encoding phosphodiester glycosidase family protein, whose amino-acid sequence MPAPSRRAFLIGGLTTLTLTTGGGAWALDRYVVDHVEVADASAYEASQGSDGTELDTSDAVLTDDSWSADGTTITVKKVTTGSGDATVTYVVADLVLSDATVLRSAFAQDSFGTNIVDETSDIAEQNGAVFAINGDYYGFRETGIVVRNGVAWRDAGAREGLAFYKDGHVELYDETATSADALVDAGVWNTLSFGPALVADGEVLDGIDDVEVDTNFGNHSIQGDQPRTAVGVVDDNHLLLVVVDGRDPGYSAGATMTELATLMKGLGAVTAYNIDGGGSSTMFFDGEVVNRPSNGGERGTSDILYVKG is encoded by the coding sequence ATGCCCGCACCCTCGCGCCGCGCCTTCCTCATCGGCGGCCTCACCACCCTGACCCTCACCACCGGCGGCGGCGCGTGGGCGCTCGACCGCTACGTCGTCGACCACGTCGAGGTCGCCGACGCGTCGGCGTACGAGGCCAGCCAGGGCAGTGACGGCACCGAGCTCGACACCTCCGACGCGGTCCTGACCGACGACAGCTGGAGCGCCGACGGCACGACGATCACCGTGAAGAAGGTGACGACCGGCAGCGGCGACGCGACCGTGACCTACGTCGTCGCCGACCTCGTGCTGAGCGACGCGACCGTGCTGCGCTCGGCCTTCGCCCAGGACTCCTTCGGCACCAACATCGTCGACGAGACCTCCGACATCGCCGAGCAGAACGGCGCGGTCTTCGCGATCAACGGCGACTACTACGGCTTCCGCGAGACCGGCATCGTCGTGCGCAACGGCGTCGCCTGGCGCGATGCCGGCGCCCGCGAGGGCCTGGCGTTCTACAAGGACGGGCACGTCGAGCTCTACGACGAGACCGCCACCAGCGCCGACGCGCTCGTCGACGCGGGCGTCTGGAACACCCTCTCCTTCGGGCCCGCGCTGGTCGCCGACGGCGAGGTGCTCGACGGGATCGACGACGTCGAGGTCGACACCAACTTCGGCAACCACTCGATCCAGGGCGACCAGCCGCGCACCGCGGTCGGCGTCGTCGACGACAACCACCTGCTGCTCGTCGTCGTCGACGGCCGCGACCCCGGCTACAGCGCCGGCGCGACGATGACCGAGCTCGCCACCTTGATGAAGGGCCTCGGCGCGGTGACGGCCTACAACATCGACGGCGGCGGGTCGTCGACGATGTTCTTCGACGGCGAGGTGGTCAACCGCCCGAGCAACGGCGGCGAGCGCGGCACCTCCGACATCCTCTACGTCAAGGGCTGA